A portion of the Bubalus kerabau isolate K-KA32 ecotype Philippines breed swamp buffalo chromosome 1, PCC_UOA_SB_1v2, whole genome shotgun sequence genome contains these proteins:
- the LGALS8 gene encoding galectin-8 isoform X1, with product MMLSLNNLQNVIYNPVIPYVGTISEQLEPGTLIVLRGHVPSDSDRFQVDLQCGSSVKPRADVAFHFNPRFKRANCIVCNTLRNEKWGWEEITYDMPFKKEKSFEIVIMVLKEKFQVAVNGRHTLLYAHRISPERIDTLGIYGKVIIHSVGFSFSSDLGSTQGSTLEPTGISKENVQKPGGSQLPSNRGDISKIVPRTVYTKSKGSPANHTLTCAKILPTNCLSKTLPFVARLNSSMGPGRTIVIKGEVNTSAKGFTVDLLSGKSKDIALHLNPRLNVKAFVRNSFLQEAWGEEERNITCFPFSPGMYFEMIIYCDAREFKVAVNGVHSLEYKHRFKELSKVDTLEIDGDIHLLEVRSW from the exons gTAATCCCCTATGTTGGGACCATTTCTGAGCAGTTGGAGCCGGGAACGTTGATTGTACTACGTGGGCATGTTCCTAGTGACTCGGACAG GTTCCAGGTGGACCTGCAATGTGGCAGCAGTGTGAAACCCCGAGCAGATGTGGCCTTCCATTTCAATCCACGCTTCAAAAGGGCCAACTGCATTGTCTGCAACACTCTGAGAAATGAGAAGTGGGGCTGGGAGGAGATCACCTACGACATGCCTTTCAAGAAAGAGAAGTCATTCGAGATCGTGATCATGGTGCTGAAAGAGAAGTTCCAG GTGGCTGTCAATGGAAGGCATACCCTGCTGTATGCCCACAGGATCAGCCCAGAGAGGATAGACACGCTGGGCATTTACGGCAAAGTCATCATTCACTCTgtgggcttcagcttcagctcg GATTTAGGAAGTACCCAAGGATCTACTCTGGAACCGACAGGGATaagtaaagaaaat GTACAAAAGCCTGGCGGGTCACAGCTT CCTAGTAATAGAGGAGACATTTCTAAAATCGTCCCCAGAACTGTCTACACCAAGAGCAAAGGTTCGCCGGCCAATCACACTTTGACTTGCGCCAAAATACTACCTACCAACTGTTTGTCAAAG ACTCTGCCGTTCGTAGCAAGGTTGAACTCCTCCATGGGCCCTGGACGGACCATCGTCATAAAAGGAGAAGTAAATACAAGCGCCAAAGG CTTTACTGTTGATCTGCTATCAGGAAAATCCAAGGATATTGCTCTCCACTTGAACCCACGCCTGAATGTGAAAGCATTTGTAAGAAATTCTTTTCTTCAGGAGGCCTggggagaagaagagagaaatattACCTGTTTCCCTTTTAGTCCTGGGATGTACTTTGAG ATGATAATTTACTGTGACGCCAGAGAATTCAAAGTCGCAGTGAATGGTGTCCACAGCCTGGAGTACAAGCACAGGTTTAAGGAGCTGAGTAAAGTTGACACGCTGGAGATCGACGGTGACATCCACTTACTGGAAGTGCGGAGCTGGTAG
- the LGALS8 gene encoding galectin-8 isoform X2, translating to MMLSLNNLQNVIYNPVIPYVGTISEQLEPGTLIVLRGHVPSDSDRFQVDLQCGSSVKPRADVAFHFNPRFKRANCIVCNTLRNEKWGWEEITYDMPFKKEKSFEIVIMVLKEKFQVAVNGRHTLLYAHRISPERIDTLGIYGKVIIHSVGFSFSSDLGSTQGSTLEPTGISKENVQKPGGSQLTLPFVARLNSSMGPGRTIVIKGEVNTSAKGFTVDLLSGKSKDIALHLNPRLNVKAFVRNSFLQEAWGEEERNITCFPFSPGMYFEMIIYCDAREFKVAVNGVHSLEYKHRFKELSKVDTLEIDGDIHLLEVRSW from the exons gTAATCCCCTATGTTGGGACCATTTCTGAGCAGTTGGAGCCGGGAACGTTGATTGTACTACGTGGGCATGTTCCTAGTGACTCGGACAG GTTCCAGGTGGACCTGCAATGTGGCAGCAGTGTGAAACCCCGAGCAGATGTGGCCTTCCATTTCAATCCACGCTTCAAAAGGGCCAACTGCATTGTCTGCAACACTCTGAGAAATGAGAAGTGGGGCTGGGAGGAGATCACCTACGACATGCCTTTCAAGAAAGAGAAGTCATTCGAGATCGTGATCATGGTGCTGAAAGAGAAGTTCCAG GTGGCTGTCAATGGAAGGCATACCCTGCTGTATGCCCACAGGATCAGCCCAGAGAGGATAGACACGCTGGGCATTTACGGCAAAGTCATCATTCACTCTgtgggcttcagcttcagctcg GATTTAGGAAGTACCCAAGGATCTACTCTGGAACCGACAGGGATaagtaaagaaaat GTACAAAAGCCTGGCGGGTCACAGCTT ACTCTGCCGTTCGTAGCAAGGTTGAACTCCTCCATGGGCCCTGGACGGACCATCGTCATAAAAGGAGAAGTAAATACAAGCGCCAAAGG CTTTACTGTTGATCTGCTATCAGGAAAATCCAAGGATATTGCTCTCCACTTGAACCCACGCCTGAATGTGAAAGCATTTGTAAGAAATTCTTTTCTTCAGGAGGCCTggggagaagaagagagaaatattACCTGTTTCCCTTTTAGTCCTGGGATGTACTTTGAG ATGATAATTTACTGTGACGCCAGAGAATTCAAAGTCGCAGTGAATGGTGTCCACAGCCTGGAGTACAAGCACAGGTTTAAGGAGCTGAGTAAAGTTGACACGCTGGAGATCGACGGTGACATCCACTTACTGGAAGTGCGGAGCTGGTAG